A section of the Oryza sativa Japonica Group chromosome 1, ASM3414082v1 genome encodes:
- the LOC4324916 gene encoding uncharacterized protein, producing the protein MAMAKAMLSLLVHLHAALLFVPEPAGAGAVYSVVRYGARGDGASDSTRPFLRAWADACRSPRPATVYVPPGRYLLGRATFVGPCSSRAVAFSIAGTVVAPAGYAWDGATAGQWITFESVVGLTVSGGTLDGRGDALWACKKQQPRGHCPTGASSLTISNARNVVVEGVRSVSSELFHVVVLQSRGVTVRRVTVEAPADSPNTDGIHIHKSTNVAVYDAAIRTGDDCVSVGPGNSNLWIERVACGPGHGISIGSLGKQQGMAVEAVQNVTVKTTWFTGTTNGLRIKTWGNSKRGFVRGVTFSDSTMAGVGNPIIIDQHYCPDGGCGGAARGSSSGIKISEVEYADVRGSSATPVAVSFDCSRSNPCSGIRLRDVRLTYQGKSGRLQAAGAVSSCRNAQGTASGLVVPPSCRPRPHAVANQPGTATRLLPSSRQRCTNPSTNSTENRSERTYLPPKRQAAVPMEQQQAAPMARNRKVVLREYIAGRPPREDDMVLVDGGTVALRVPEAAAPAPAVLVKNLYLSCDPYMRGRMRDFHGSYIPPFKPGSVIEGLGVARVVDSTHPGFSAGDIVSGMTGWEEYSLIDRPEQLSKIQQSDIPLSYHLGLLGMPGFTAYAGFYEICSPKKGEFVFVSAASGAVGQIVGQLAKLHGCYVVGSAGTNQKVELLKGKFGFDAAFNYKEEPDLTAALKRYFPEGIDIYFENVGGPMLDAVLLNMRTHGRIAVCGMVSQNALTDPVGIHNIFCLVPKRIRMQGFIQSDHLHMFPQFVSDMAKHYRDGKIVYVEDMSIGLENAPAALVGLFSGKNVGKKVVCVSQELSQFTF; encoded by the exons ATGGCCATGGCCAAGGCGATGCTTAGCTTGCTGGTGCACCTCCACGCCGCGCTCCTGTTCGTCCCggagcccgccggcgccggcgccgtgtaCAGCGTCGTGCGCTACGGcgcccgcggcgacggcgcgtcCGACTCGACGCGGCCGTTCCTCCGCGCGTGGGCCGACGcgtgccgctcgccgcgcccggcCACGGTGTACGTGCCGCCGGGGAGGTACCTGCTTGGGCGCGCCACGTTCGTCGGCCCGtgcagcagccgcgccgtcgcgtTCTCCATCGCCGGCACGGTGGTCGCGCCCGCCGGGTACGCCTGGGACGGCGCCACGGCCGGGCAGTGGATCACGTTCGAGTCCGTCGTCGGCCTCACCGTCTCCGGCGGCACCCtcgacggccgcggcgacgcCCTCTGGGCCTGCAAGAAGCAGCAGCCGCGCGGCCACTGCCCCACCGGCGCATCG TCGCTGACGATCTCGAACGCGAGGAACGTGGTGGTGGAGGGGGTGAGGTCGGTGAGCAGCGAGCTGTTCCACGTGGTGGTGCTGCAGAGCCGCGGGGTGACGGTGCGGCGGGTGACGGTGGAGGCGCCGGCGGACAGCCCGAACACGGACGGGATACACATCCACAAGTCGACGAACGTGGCGGTGTACGACGCCGCCATCCGCACCGGCGACGACTGCGTCTCCGTCGGCCCCGGCAACTCCAACCTCTGGATCGAGCGCGTCGCGTGCGGCCCCGGCCACGGCATCAG CATTGGGAGCCTGGGGAAGCAGCAGGGgatggcggtggaggcggtgcaGAACGTGACGGTGAAGACGACGTGGTTCACCGGCACGACCAACGGCCTGCGGATCAAAACATGGGGTAACTCCAAGCGGGGCTTCGTCAGGGGCGTCACGTTCTCGGACTCCACCATGGCCGGCGTCGGCAACCCCATCATCATCGACCAGCACTACTGCCCcgacggcggctgcggcggcgccgcgcgcgggaGCAGCTCCGGGATCAAGATCAGCGAGGTGGAGTACGCCGACGTGCGGGGCTCGTCGGCGACGCCCGTGGCCGTCAGCTTCGACTGCAGCCGGAGCAACCCGTGCAGCGGGATCAGGCTCCGGGACGTGAGGCTCACGTACCAGGGGAAGAGCGGCCGCCTGCAGGCCGCCGGGGCGGTGTCCTCCTGCCGCAACGCGCAGGGCACGGCCTCTGGCCTCGTCGTGCCGCCGAGCTGC CGACCACGCCCCCACGCCGTTGCAAACCAACCGGGCACCGCGACCCGACTACTACCCTCTTCAAGGCAACGTTGTACAAACCCGTCCACGAATTCCACCGAAAACCGCAGCGAACGCACCTACCTACCACCCAAACGGCAAGCGGCAGTGCCAATGGAGCAGCAACAGGCGGCGCCCATGGCGAGGAACAGGAAGGTGGTGCTGCGCGAGTacatcgccggccggccgccgaggGAGGACGACATGGtgctcgtcgacggcggcacGGTGGCCCTGCGCGTgccggaggccgccgcccccgccccggcGGTCCTCGTGAAGAATCTCTACCTCTCCTGCGACCCCTACATGCGCGGCCGGATGCGGGACTTCCACGGATCCTACATCCCGCCGTTCAAGCCCGGATCC GTTATTGAAGGGCTTGGAGTGGCGAGAGTGGTGGATTCCACCCATCCGGGATTCAGCGCGGGCGACATTGTCTCCGGGATGACTGGTTGGGAGGAATACAGTCTGATCGACAGGCCTGAACAGCTGAGCAAGATTCAGCAAAgtgacatacccctctcttacCATTTGGGGCTTCTTG GCATGCCTGGTTTTACAGCTTATGCTGGTTTCTATGAGATCTGCTCACCGAAGAAGGGCgagtttgtttttgtttcggCTGCATCAGGAGCAGTTGGGCAAATTGTAGGACAACTCGCAAAGCTTCATGGATGCTATGTTGTGGGAAGTGCTGGAACAAATCAGAAA GTTGAGCTCTTGAAGGGCAAGTTTGGATTTGATGCAGCTTTCAACTATAAAGAGGAGCCTGACTTGACTGCAGCCTTGAAAAG gtatttccctgaaggtattGACATCTACTTTGAGAACGTAGGTGGTCCAATGCTTGATGCTGTACTCCTCAACATGAGGACCCATGGTCGCATTGCCGTATGCGGGATGGTCTCTCAGAATGCGCTGACTGATCCTGTAGGGATCCACAACATCTTCTGCCTTGTACCAAAGAGGATAAGAATGCAGGGGTTCATCCAGAGCGACCACCTCCATATGTTCCCACAGTTTGTCAGTGACATGGCAAAGCATTACAGAGATGGCAAGATTGTGTATGTAGAAGACATGAGCATAGGGTTGGA